A stretch of DNA from Gimesia chilikensis:
TTACCCCGCGAACAGCGCTGGTTCATCAAGTTTTCCGACCGAGGATCTCTAATCGATTACGCCAGCCAGCTGGACTACTTCAAAATCGAGCTTGGCGCCCTGCTGCGTAATGGCAAGATGGTCTATCTCTCAAATGTTTCTTCCGAAAAACCGACCAGCCGAACGGCCACTTCGGGTGAAGATGAGAAGCGACTGTATATGACCTGGCAGGGAGGCGAACGTCGCACCAGTGACCTGAGCCTGTTCAAAAAAGCGGGCTACGATGTGACCGGGGCGATCCTGTTTCATTTCTACCCCAAAGAGGCCGAAAACCGACTCCTGCTCCTGGAGAAAAAATACCGAGATAAAAAATTCGACGAAATCCGGCGTACCTATTTTACTGTACGTGGTAATCGTGGCAGCTACGATTTTGAAGTGACCCGTCAAACTTATTTCCGATAACGAGTGCAAAGCAGGCATCCATGAACTACTCACTAGCTCCGATTTTAAACGCAGCCGGGATCGCCATCTATGTCGCCCTGGGTCTAACGGCCCTGTATGGCGTCTTCTGTGTGATTCTACTCGTCCGCCAGATCGCGCAGAAGCGATTCCTGACCCAGAACGCGGCCAATGAATTCCTCGACCAGGTCCATGAAGACATCGAACGGAAAGATTACGAAGCGGTTGTGAATCTCTGCGATTCGCCTCCTTACTGGAGCAAAGCGGTACCCCAGCTGATTCTGGTTGCCATGGCGAATATGGAACGCCCGGCCAAAAAGCTGCGACAGCTGCTCGCGGAGAAATTCGAACGTGACATTCTGGCCGACCTCGAATACCGCATGTCCTGGATCAGCACGATCGTCAAGAGTGCCCCGATGCTCGGGCTGCTGGGAACCGTGATCGGGATGATCAACGCCTTCGACAAGATCGGCAACATGCAGGAATCGGGGGGCGATCCGAGCCAGCTGGCGGGCGAGATCAGCTTCGCGCTGTTCACAACCGCCGCGGGTCTGTCGGTCGCGATTCCGCTGGTGATGGCCGGCGCTTTAATCCATATCCGCATCGCTAAACTGCAAGACTCGGTGCAGGAACACACGGGTGAGTTTCTGGATATTCTGGAAGCCTCACGTAAGTCCTGAATCGAGAAGGTGACGGGCGCATGGCACGTAAAAAATCATTATTCAATTCTGACGATAGCGGCTGGAAGAAACGTCCCGCCTCCGGTGGAGGCGACGATCTGGACATCACCCCCATGATCGACGTGACTTTCCTGTTGCTCATCTTCTTCATGGTCACATCGACGATGCAGGCAA
This window harbors:
- a CDS encoding MotA/TolQ/ExbB proton channel family protein is translated as MNYSLAPILNAAGIAIYVALGLTALYGVFCVILLVRQIAQKRFLTQNAANEFLDQVHEDIERKDYEAVVNLCDSPPYWSKAVPQLILVAMANMERPAKKLRQLLAEKFERDILADLEYRMSWISTIVKSAPMLGLLGTVIGMINAFDKIGNMQESGGDPSQLAGEISFALFTTAAGLSVAIPLVMAGALIHIRIAKLQDSVQEHTGEFLDILEASRKS